atgcagacatgctaagaagtatatttaaagaaaaaacaggctGCATGTgaaactttgtgttataggtgacaaagcatattatgaacattttactttttttttttaattttaagtttttttttttacaaatattttagcttttttcgtgtgtctttttcttcataatagtctgactttatcccaaaatattttgtcgttattctcgtaatagaGTATTATGACATGTTTACCATCCTAATagcacatttattcttgtttagtttttttttctcatataccTTTTGGAAAAAACCCCACAACTTCCAAAATAATTGTACCGTattccacataatattatgactttatgctggTAAAATTACGACTCTTGTTCTTGTAAACTTACCACTTTTATCgcttattattataactttactctcttaatatttggacattattcttggaaaattactgctcttttcttccatttttgctgtttaattgtatttttagaatgtgcccaggctcattaaaaaaaactgctgcgtgagacaaatggcccccgggccgcactttggacaccacttcTCTGTctcaagtaaaaacaaaaattgaaatATAGAAGTAGCACACAGCAGctaataaagtcaacatataaAACAAATGGCAGTTTTCCATACATTCCTTTATTTGTGGCGAGCCATTTGGACCTATTTGGACCACCAGAGATTTGGCACTCCGTGTTCACCcttgctcacaaacacattaaatGAGGCTGTCAGTGTAGTTTGTCATTACAAccccgtacagtagatggcatcgaaACTGCTTCTCACCTCATAAGCACATCCCGCTGTCGTGCTCATGCATTCTAACACATCTGTTCGTCAACATAGTGAGTtgttagatgtacaatgacagGTACATTAGGTATAAAATCAgcacacacttacatggagcccaggtAACATAATGAATGGGTTTTTAATCACCTGTGTGTGTTATAAGGTGTGCACATGTGCATCTACCGCTGAACGAAAtgaaataaggtttaaaaatgctgcacaattcttatgacacaaaccaaaagctGTTTCACACACAAAATCCAAGTCAAgcgtttttgaaaatgtacactCTGGCTCGAGCTTTGCGCCATGCCGTCAAATTAATAGATTCATCGAAGGCCGCCCCCTCCGTAAACcaatgccacagatagattgtagTCCTGTAGAAACCATTCAATGGGCggtgaaacataaaaaaaaaaagtgcaatgatTGAAATGTCAGCAACATCTTAAATCAGCgtcaaaatgacttttttccctttctgtTAGAACAATTTGCTTAGCTTATGTAATGTATGGAAACCTGGGTACAATTCTTAAAATAAGCTAAATTAATCTaccaaaagaacaagaaaatgtgacttGAAACAAGTCAAATGGCATTTTtgtaaagtcatattttattattatatatgtgccctacgattggctggcaaccagtccagggtgtaccctgcctctcgcccaaagtcagctgggataggctccagcgtacccccacaaccctaatgaggacaagtggcatagaaaatggatggatagatatttTCCTATTGTTTATTTTCCTGTAATTTCTTACTAGTCTGTTTTTGACAGTGATTGGAAAGAAGAAACGTTTTCGATACACCTTTAAAGTGCGCATGGACCACcataagcaacaaaaacaaaagacacaGGTGATCTCAGACaaagtgtttttaaaagtgATTTAGCATTTTACATAAAACAGGATATCAGAAATGAAGGTAATTTCTttataaattaagcctgttcaaaAGGTTTGATTAACATTACATAGAACACAACAGAATATTACTTATTAAAAGGGTATCCGTAAACATGTACATATGTGCAAAGGTCTTCTCATTACTTTATATTACCGTACTTGAAGATCAAAGTACATCAATGTTTCATTCACCACttttagacaaaaaaacacatctgaTTCAGGAATCGTCCAAATATCCTCAACTTTACAATTTCAgaaatcagaataataatataaatacttttaaaaatcaACCTCATTACAAAGACTGAGAAGAAAACGGTTTGTTTACTGACATGACAATCTGCTCAATGGCTTTAAAATCTCATTTACATTCCTACACTTTGCTGTGAAATGTTCAGAGGTAATGAATACTGTAAAATGCTAaacaaagaaatcaagaaaaaagggTTCATACAACCCACCCTCTCCCACCGAcgtgcacacacccacacaccatCACCAGGACACACTGGACATCAGAGCGCCTCTTCGGTACTGACGTCCAGTTTCCTTTGAGGGATGTAAACAGTTTTAGGGGCTGGTTGTCCACTACAAGGGACAACTGCAGCAGCCAGAGGGGAGACGGGAACAGGTGTCTGGAAGAAGCTGTGCTGGGGGAGCCCCAATCCCTTGGGGGTGGTCATTAGAGGCTAGAGCAAGAAGACAGCACATAATGTTCATGTTAGCTTCGTCTCATCAATTAAACAGTCAGCTTGTTATTggcaaacaataaaaaaagatggTCATtcttacccagcatgccttgcggcgtaTACGTTACAGCAACATTGTAAGGTTTTGAACGTATATAAGTGCTTATGTACTTTCTCAAACACAGCTTGAAATATCCACATGCTCAGAATACATGTACTGCACAGTTTTGATCAGTTTGTACCTGATGAACACTCAACAGGGCCACTGGTTGCTGGGCCTGCTGCACCGTCACAGGCGACAAGGGCTTAATGAAAAGCATCCCTCTCTGCTGCAGAGCCAAAGGGCTGGCCAGTGCGTTGGAGCGCTCAGGAGTGTGTGGTGAGGTGAAGGGGTTCCCCGGGCTGGGGTTGGATATGAGGCCCAGGTTCTGCAGGGTGAAATTGATGATAGCAGGGCTGGGGCTGTGGAGGCGATGGGGTTGCTGGGCCGAGTGGGGGGAGATGGCGGCATGGGGTCTGTGAAGACGAAGGCTGGTAGGAGTCACTTCCTGGACTGGTGGTCTGGAACCTGttgaagacatactgtattaaaccatgttaaatgtacactttaaaataaatgtgattgGTATCGTGTATAAAAAACACATATTGCTATCTTAGTCAGTTCAGTGGATGACATTTACCTGCAGTAGGTGTTTGAAAAACATAAGCAGGAGAAGATGCTTTGTTGCTTTCTCCTGCTGAGCCCTGATTCTCCTTGTAGGCGACCACAGACTGGGAGAGCGGGATCAGGTATCCTGCTGGCACTAAAGTCTGACATGGACAGAGAATGAATGATCAACATTCACACTTAAGTCGCTCGTCTTTAGCAGAGTTGTGAGGTCGTTTACCTCAGTGTTAAGTTGTCCAGACGTGAGCGGTAGAGCTCTGACGGGTGTTAAACCCGCCTCGCTGTCAGAGGTCACCGCTTTGTCGTCCTTGTCCAGGAAGGTCTCCAAACTCTGTTCCAGGGCCTGAGCAGCCACGGTGCCGCCAGGAGTGTTGATGAACTCTGGATCCAGGTGGAGGGCACGTGGCGATGGCCGGCTGGACAGCTGACGGCTGCGGAGGCTCTTCAGACGAGGCTGAAGGACGTCACACTGCTTTGGGGAAGTGTCCTAGGGGTGAGGTGGAAAATATAAAAGACGtaaaatactgaaaaatgacaatataacatttttaaacaaaattagaaaggtaaaAGAACAGCATCTCTCATGTTTTTATACAGATTTTTTGTATcctgttcatttgtttttttaccttgaGGTTTGAGTTGATCCGTTTGGCTTTAGGAGGAATGCTCTCTGCAGCTGAATCAGAACACAGCCGTTTGACCAAAAGAGGACTCCCGTCCAACACCTTTGAAGTGGACTGGTTCTTAGTGGCTAACGGGGCTGTAGGACTCCACCCAGTCTTCTCCTCAAAGGTCATCGAGCGTACGGCATAGCTCGTCGGCTGTGGTCTTGCCAGAGTGTTGGGCCTGAGAGAAGCTGGGTGCAAATATACAGCATAGGGTCCGCCCCCCTGCTTCTGAGGTAAAATAACAGGGATGAGAGGTGAGCATTGCGCAGGGATGTATGCTACACTGCCGGAGGGCTGGGATGCCAGTGGGGTGCCGTGCACATTCGGGTTCGGTTCGGTCTCCTCGTTGGGATTTAGGTTCCCTGCCTGAGGCGGGTCCCCTAAGCTGGAAGTGGCAGGTTGGAGCCTCACAACCGTTGTTTTTGTCACAGCAGGAACTGCCTGTGGAGCTTTGCCTCTGGTTCTGGAAAAGAATATTGAAAAAATACGATgtgaataatacataaaatcaGAAGCCAGGAGCAGATTGGAATAGCTTGCAGAGAACTCATTGAAAACATGAATTTTAACCAAATCAAGTTCACTATATAGCCATTTTGTCAATGTATAGAAGTTTACATCTTCATGCTTGTTTTTCATGCTGCATTGTCCAACCAAATATAGTTTAGGTACTGATGGATGTAGTTAAGGagtgaaatgtcttattttcttactTCGGTGGCAGCTGATACGATACAACTGCATCTAACCCTTgaaaatgtgttgctttttaGGTTGTTTTAATTGCTATTTTAAACATAATGTTGTTTATTGgtgatatgtgtgtgttttgcatctcagagcaggaagtgtttctGCTCCATGACAGAGCACTTTTGCTGTGCTACATGCTGACTTAAACAACATGAAGTGTTACATTATATCCATTATTCAGGTGAATAGTACATACGGTTATAGCGCAAGTATATGTTGTTATTGGATTTAAAAATTGaataatatgttttatataaCTTTCAAATGTTCAAAAGTTATTTTTGGATAAGAAAATAGTTTCCtttaatgttcattgtaaaagGCTAAACCAACATCAAGCCATACGTAAAAACCAAAATACGTGTATtagatatatttatttgtacaatgtgccgcgggccaatagcAAACGAGCCACAGGCCgtacttcggacacccctgcttttatagaTCTTTGTCAGGGTTGGTTGGGCGCTTGACGCAAAGTCAACTCTGTGGGCAACCACAACTGTCATAGACTATTTagtttgttagcttccttcgtcgTAAGTGAATGAAGGTAATTAAAGGAAAAGGAGAGTGCTATTTCAGCTTGAACTAATCGATGCGTTACaactgtcatttttattgtaaatgttgatccaaaattagAGGAGAAGATGTTCGTGGAGGTGGCTGTACCCGCTTTGAACGAATTGTACACACACAAGAAATAATGTTCTACTAGCCGACCAATCACACACTTTAAGGTCCGCAACGTTATAGTGCAAGGTTAGATTTTTTCACGCTACGCAAGAGGGTTTACAAAGGAAGGAGCAAGCCTGCGTCGTGTACACTGGTAGTACTATGTACTATATACACAGTATCTGAATGTTATGTGAACTTACGCTGACTCTTGGTCGAGTTGAATTTTACAAATGGCAGCAAGTTGGGCCATTTTGCTCGGGAAGTCGTTATTCATCGAGTCATCTGATGGCAAAGGACACAATTAAAGCACAGTTCAACACAACGGTTACTTCATCATTcgggggggagaaaaaaaaagtactcaCTGAAGGCACTCTTAACAGGACTACTGGGGGCTGAGCTAATCTTGCGCCGGTCATCCTGGATGCTTTTGGCCAGCTTCATGAGAGATCGGTGTCGCGTGAAGCTTCGCTTAGTGCCGGGCGACGAAAAGAGGTTTTTGGCACAGTTGTCTACAGTGGGGCGGGACTCAAGCACATTTGTCGTCTTGGGTGGACACGCGGAGGTGGAGCTCGCCGCATCTGAAAAACAGTGGAGTCAAATGTTCAACAATGGTAACCTTGAAATTAGGTGTGTCATGAGAtattgcgagattaaaacgtgacaatatttatcgtttggagaaaagctgtcgcACACGAACagagcagccagaagccaatcagaacTATGGCagcgctactgtgaatgataatccgcataatatggaagtggcccATACATAACTACGCATCAATCATCATGATTAGAAGTagcagcagctacaactgccgccattatttgaatttttataatttttggttttgttttgtgaaaaaaagttaaacaGTTCAAAGCATCATGTTTAGGACTTGCATCCAAAgttctgaaacatttcaaaatgtacctccactgttttgtgactcagttaaacaaaaaaagtgtttctaGTCCTAcgttttgtcattgtagttttcttaaaagtaatgttgaaatatcatcttgtctcgttctcgtgaacCCAGTATCTTGTATCGTCTAGTGAGCAGAGTGTATCATGACACCCCTCGTTGAAATATGTCAAATGAAGAACTGAACAAAGTGAAAGCATTAAAGTGGAAGCATTTCATTGTGGGACAGGTGGCACCTTGTGTTGGGATGAGAACAATAAAACTATGCATTATATTTAAGGATGTCCGATCATATCGGCCAACCGATAAtggcataaaaattagataCCCGTTTGTATCGATATAGTTTTTTCTGCCGATCATGATATCAGAGTGCAAGCGATCATTCGCCACACAGAAACAAGCTTGCTCGCTCAGTATGCAAAGTCTGTTataattatttccaagtttgtcctttaataaaatgtttcattcatgttgcattcatgtatgatgcagtgcataACTTCACTGAtagtattagtccagagtttcatactttgaactttgttcttataccgatgtttgtgccacacaaaaatgtgcagctttcaaaattgtattgttgccattaattaatg
The sequence above is a segment of the Dunckerocampus dactyliophorus isolate RoL2022-P2 chromosome 3, RoL_Ddac_1.1, whole genome shotgun sequence genome. Coding sequences within it:
- the e2f8 gene encoding transcription factor E2F8; this translates as MGPLTTPKKGRETGSVDPWTPTSNLKMLISAASPDIRNREKELCPDFKLQEVLDSTPDDGDESERMISRKEKSLGLLCHKFLARYPDFPDPTHNNDICLDDVATELNVERRRIYDIMNVLESLHMVSRSAKNRYMWHGRTNLAQTLAVLQQVGEEQKYGQQMLQIRQRFLDTEFDFDSEEKENKEVIDSVGQKELFFVELPGVEFKAASVNSRKDKSLRVMSQKFVMLFLVSNPPVVSLDVAAKILIGEDPGADQDKNKFKTKVRRLYDIANVLRSLKLIEKVHVKEERGRKPAFEWVGPNDLPKVKDAASSTSACPPKTTNVLESRPTVDNCAKNLFSSPGTKRSFTRHRSLMKLAKSIQDDRRKISSAPSSPVKSAFNDSMNNDFPSKMAQLAAICKIQLDQESATRGKAPQAVPAVTKTTVVRLQPATSSLGDPPQAGNLNPNEETEPNPNVHGTPLASQPSGSVAYIPAQCSPLIPVILPQKQGGGPYAVYLHPASLRPNTLARPQPTSYAVRSMTFEEKTGWSPTAPLATKNQSTSKVLDGSPLLVKRLCSDSAAESIPPKAKRINSNLKDTSPKQCDVLQPRLKSLRSRQLSSRPSPRALHLDPEFINTPGGTVAAQALEQSLETFLDKDDKAVTSDSEAGLTPVRALPLTSGQLNTETLVPAGYLIPLSQSVVAYKENQGSAGESNKASSPAYVFQTPTAGSRPPVQEVTPTSLRLHRPHAAISPHSAQQPHRLHSPSPAIINFTLQNLGLISNPSPGNPFTSPHTPERSNALASPLALQQRGMLFIKPLSPVTVQQAQQPVALLSVHQPLMTTPKGLGLPQHSFFQTPVPVSPLAAAVVPCSGQPAPKTVYIPQRKLDVSTEEAL